One Pelodiscus sinensis isolate JC-2024 chromosome 24, ASM4963464v1, whole genome shotgun sequence DNA segment encodes these proteins:
- the LOC102456273 gene encoding free fatty acid receptor 2-like has product MSLNISIPLLLTVYIVTFVIGLPSNLLAFYTFLVKVRQKPAPVDILLLNLTVSDILLLVFLPFKMVEAASGMEWPLSGFLCQLTNFIYYSSIYISSLFLMAISVERYLGVAFPIKYKLWRRPAYAIAASVIFWVVACSHCSIFYILQYHDQSPNGTVAAHNESHCSEHFSPTQLQVLLCVQLEFFIVLFCLPFIITVFCYVNFVRILVALPNILARKKQRAVGLVVATLFNFIVCFAPYNLSHVVGFVQNDSPPWKVYALLLSTLNTCLDPAIFYFSSTIVQWSITNCLASLRHKLSTLMARCHLPCLTCCGEGGSEVEAASGDKGELSTNSLPR; this is encoded by the coding sequence ATGAGTTTGAACATTTCCATCCCACTGCTACTCACCGTCTATATCGTCACCTTCGTGATCGGCCTCCCGTCCAACCTCCTGGCCTTCTACACCTTCCTGGTGAAGGTCCGCCAGAAACCCGCCCCTGTCGACATCCTTCTGCTCAACCTCACCGTCTCCGACATCTTGCTCCTCGTCTTCCTCCCCTTCAAGATGGTGGAGGCCGCCTCCGGCATGGAGTGGCCCTTGTCCGGTTTCCTCTGCCAACTCACCAACTTCATCTACTACAGCAGCATCTACATCAGCTCCCTCTTCCTCATGGCCATCAGCGTTGAGCGCTACTTGGGGGTGGCCTTCCCCATCAAGTACAAGCTCTGGCGCCGACCAGCCTACGCCATCGCCGCCTCCGTGATCTTCTGGGTGGTGGCCTGCAGCCACTGCAGCATCTTCTACATTCTCCAGTACCATGACCAGAGCCCCAATGGCACCGTGGCAGCACACAACGAGTCTCACTGCTCCGAACATTTCTCCCCTACGCAGCTCCAggtcctcctctgtgtccagctGGAATTCTTTATTGTGCTCTTCTGCCTGCCCTTCATTATTACCGTCTTCTGTTACGTCAACTTTGTCCGCATCCTGGTGGCCTTGCCCAACATCCTGGCCCGGAAGAAGCAGCGCGCCGTGGGCCTGGTCGTGGCCACCTTGTTCAACTTCATAGTCTGTTTTGCCCCTTACAACCTGTCCCATGTGGTGGGCTTTGTCCAGAACGACAGCCCCCCCTGGAAGGTGTACGCTCTTCTTCTCAGCACCCTCAATACCTGCTTGGACCCTGCCATCTTCTACTTCTCCTCCACCATTGTCCAATGGTCCATAACCAACTGCCTGGCCAGCCTGAGGCACAAACTCAGCACCCTCATGGCCCGGTGCCATCTCCCCTGCTTGACTTgctgtggggaaggaggcagcGAGGTGGAGGCAGCCAGTGGGGACAAAGGTGAGTTATCTACGAATTCACTCCCCAGATGA